The Chaetodon auriga isolate fChaAug3 chromosome 3, fChaAug3.hap1, whole genome shotgun sequence genome has a window encoding:
- the diras1a gene encoding GTP-binding protein Di-Ras1a — protein MPEQSNDYRVVVFGAGGVGKSSLVLRFVKGTFRDTYIPTVEDTYRQVISCDKSVCTLQITDTTGSHQFPAMQRLSISKGHAFILVYSITSRQSLEELKPIYQQVLAIKGTVESIPIMLVGNKSDETAQREVETKEGEAQATAWKCAFMETSAKTNSNVKELFQELLSLEKKRDMSLSIDGKRSGKQKRADKLKGKCSIM, from the exons ATGCCGGAACAGAGTAACGACTACCGGGTGGTGGTGTTCGGAGCCGGCGGGGTGGGGAAGAGCTCCCTGGTCCTCCGGTTTGTCAAAGGCACCTTCAGAGATACCTACATCCCCACAGTGGAGGACACCTACAGACAG GTGATCAGCTGCGATAAGAGCGTCTGCACGCTGCAGATCACCGACACAACAGGAAGTCACCAGTTTCCCGCCATGCAGCGTCTCTCCATCTCCAAGGGCCATGCCTTCATCCTGGTGTACTCCATCACCAGCCGCCAGTCGCTGGAGGAGCTCAAACCCATTTACCAACAG GTTCTGGCCATCAAAGGCACCGTGGAGTCCATTCCCATCATGCTCGTGGGCAACAAAAGCGACGAGACGGCCCAACGTGAGGTGGAGACGAAGGAGGGCGAGGCGCAGGCCACCGCGTGGAAGTGCGCCTTCATGGAGACGTCGGCCAAGACGAACTCCAACGTGAAGGAACTGTTCCAGGAGCTGCTGTCcctggagaagaagagggacatGAGCCTGAGCATCGACGGGAAGCGCTCGGGGAAACAGAAACGAGCCGACAAGCTGAAGGGGAAGTGCAGCATCATGTAG